DNA sequence from the Paenibacillus azoreducens genome:
ACGAGAGAAGCCGCAAGTTTTCCGATCGCCCGTTTTTCGCCGCTGTGCATCTGGGATCTCTTGATAAAGGTCGGCTCGATCCGTTCGGAACGGGTCTGTACCGCACCCCCGTATACTTTGCGCAGCCGTCCTTCCTTTTCAAGCCTGTCCAAATCCCTGCGGATCGTCTCCGTTGAGACGTCAAACAGTTCCGCCAGGGCATGAACCTGCACTTTTCCTTCCGTATTCAGCCGGGCGAGAATCGTTTGACGTCGCTCTTCATAGGTTAGGGACATATCAGCATTCCTCCTCACCTGTGCAATTCCAATTGCTTTCGTGTGTTTTTTTGTTGTTTTGTTTCAGTTTATTCGTTTCGAACAATCGTTGTCAAACGACAAAGAGAACGTGTCCTAAAAAATATAGCGAAATCTATGCATGTCCTTCGAGCATGATATCTAAAAAAGAATTGACAACATTTTACGCAGAGCATACAATCAACATGAAAACAACAAATTTAATTATAAAACAACAACATTACAACTTTAGTTTTTACAAGGAGGAAATTTTTCATGAGCCGCCAATTATCTTTCCGGCAGGATGGAACCTTTACGATTGTACAATTCACCGATCTTCATTGGAAAAACGGCGAACCCGAAGATTACCGCACCCGCTCCCTCATGGAGATGGTCTTGGATGAGGAAAAACCGGATATGGTTGTCTTTACGGGCGATGTCATCTATACCGGTCCCGTTTCGCCCGGCTACACCGAATGCCAGAATCCGGAGCAGGCCTTCCGGGATGCGGTCGGCACGGTCGAACAGCGCGGTATCCCATGGGCCGTTGTTTTCGGCAATCATGACACGGAGCAGCACATCACCCGTGAAGAACTGATACAGGTTGTCATGACGCATAAGCACACCTTAGCCGAATCCGGACCAAAGGAAATTACCGGTGAAGGCAATTATACGGTCGAACTTGTCGATGCCGAAGGAAAGCCGGCGGCCAATCTATATTTTCTGGATTCCGGCAGCGTGTCGCCGCTGGAGCATGTTCCCTATTACAACTGGATTCGACGGGATCAGATCGATTGGCTTGTAAAAGAATCGGAGCGGTTGAATCCTGACAACCAGGCGAAACTGCCTGCCCTCGCCTTCTTCCATATACCGATTCCGGAATATCAGGTTGTATGGGATACGCAAACCTGCTATGGCCATAAACATGAACCGGTCTGCTGCGCCCCCGTCAACTCGGGATTGTTCACCGCTCTCCTTGAGATGGGCGATGTTGTCGGCACGTTCTGCGGACATGATCACGTGAATGATTATGAAGGCATGCTGCATGGCATCCGTCTTTGCTACGGTCGGGCAAGCGGTTTTAACACTTACGGCAAAGAAGGATTCGAACGCGGCGCGCGCGTGATCCACCTGAAATCGGGAGAAGCCGGTTTCTCCACTTGGCTGCGCCTGGAGGATGGTTCGGTTGTCAGCAAGCAGCCTGTTCATCAACCCGAAACAGCCAACGAAAAATAAATATTAAGGAGTATTAGCATCCATGCTTTTACCTATTCTGCTTGTTCTTGCTTCCGGCATGGCGCATGCCGTATGGAGCATGTTCACCAAACGGAGCGTGAACAAAGGCGTTTTTTTATGGTCGATCATGATGATTCCTTCCGTTCTGCTGCTTCCGGTTCTGGTAGCCGAACTATGGCGTCATCCTTTGTCGTGGGGCGCGTACGGGCTTCTCCTGCTGTCGGTTATCCTGCAAGGATTGTATTCATGGCTGCTGTCCAAAACGTATGAGCTTGGAGATCTGTCGCAAATTTATCCGATTATGCGCGGGACCAGCACGCTTTTGGTTCCGCTGATCGGCGTCGCTTTCCTTCATGAAACGCTGACTGCCTTCGGATGGCTCGGAATTTTATGTATGATTGCAGGCTTTTTCCTGCTAAGCGGTATGGGCCGAGGCGGCAGCAAGAAAGACGCCCGGCCCCAAAACCTTAAGCCGTTTCTGCTGGCGCTTTGCGTCGGCCTTTGCACCACCTGTTATGTATTCGTGGATAAATTAAACCTGGAAAATGTTTCGCCCTTGGCTCTGCTCGAAGTAACGAACATCGGGTTTGTGGCCGGTTTGACACCGCTTGTGCTCACTTCCGGCGCGTTGCGGCAGGAATGGAGAACAAATCGTTCCACCATTTTCCTGGGAGCCATATTGAACCCCGGTTCATACCTGCTTTTCCTGTTCGCGATGCAGCAGGCGCCTATGGCCCATATCAGTCCATTGCGGGAGATCGGCACCGTGTTCGCCACCTTCCTTGGCGTCCTCATTCTAAAGGAGCAGCAGGGACTCAAACGGATTTTATCTTCCATTGTGGTTTTTTCCGGCATTCTGTTGATCGGGATGCTCGGATAGATACAAAAACAACCCCACAAAGCGGAGCCCATGCTTCGAATCTTATTCCAAATCCTTTGCGGGCACCCCAAAAAACTTATCCATCCTGCAATCACCAAAAAACGGGCAAGCCGAAAAGGCTTCCCGTTTTTTAATGGCTTAAAATGCACAATGCATTATTTTAATTTCAGCACTTGGGCTTCGTAAGGGCGTAGCTCCAATCCGCGGAGATTCGCTTCAGCCGGCCATTCATAGTTGCCGATGAGCTGCTCTGCCCCATTATATTGCACGTTGTCCGGAAGATGAAAGGTTACCGGCTCCGCGAAGAAGTTGAGGATGATGAGCAGCCGTTCTTCCCCCAGAGTCCGGGTATACGCATAGATACGATCATTTTCCTCCAAGAGAAGATCATATTTACCGTAAACGATCACTTCATGCTGTTTCCGAAGTTCAATCAGACGGCGGTAATAATGGAAAATGGAATCCGGATCTTCGAGCGATTCCTTGGCGTTGATATGCACATAATTCGGATTCATTTTCAGCCAAGGCGTCCCTGTCGTAAAACCGCCGTTAGGCGAGTCATCCCACTGCATCGGCGTACGGGCGTTATCCCGCCCTTTGTAGTAGATCGACTCCATGATTTGCGCTTCGGAACGTCCTGCTTCGCGATACTCGCGGAACATGTTGAGCGTTTCAATATCCTTGTACTCTTCAAGCGTGTCGAAACGGACATTGGTCATTCCGAGTTCTTCGCCTTGATAAATATAAGGCGTTCCTTGCAAGGTATGCAGCAGAGTGGCCAGCATTTTGGCCGATTCCTTGCGATATTTGCCGTCATCCCCGAAGCGGGACACCATGCGCGGCTGATCATGGTTGTTCAGGAACAGACTGTTCCAGCCCTTGCCTTCAAGCTCGTACTGCCATTTGCTCATGATTTGCTTGAAACCTGCGAGCTTCCAAGGTATCACATTCCATTTTGCTTCAGGACCCGAGTCGATATCCATCAGCTCAAACTGGAAGACCATGTTCAATTCGCCCCGGTCCTCACCGACAAAAAACGAAGCCTCGTCAGGGGATACCCCTGGTGTTTCCCCGACAGTCATCACATCGTATTTGGACATGACTTCCCGGTTCATTTCCTGTAAAAATTCATGAATGCGCGGACCGTTCATGAAATATTTGCCACCGTCGTTGTATTTGCCTTCGCCCGCTGCATCCGGCAATCCCTCAACCTTGCTGATCATATTAATGACATCCATCCGGAAGCCGTCAATGCCTTTATCCAGCCACCAAGTCATCATGTCATAGACTTCGCGGCGGACCTTCTCATTTTCCCAGTTCAGGTCCGGCTGCTTCGAAGAAAAGAGATGCAGGTAATATTGTCCCGTCGTTTCATCGAGCTTCCATGCGGATCCGCTGAAGATGGAAGCCCAGTTATTCGGTTCCTTCCCGTCTTTGCCGTCACGCCAGATATAGTAATCACGATAAGCGTTATCTTTGGATTTGCGGGATTCCAGGAACCAGGCATGTTCATCGGAGGTATGGTTTACAACCAGGTCCATAATCAGCTTCATGCCCCGGCTGTGCAGACCTTCCAGAAGCCGGTCCCAATCCGCCATCGTGCCGAATTCATTCATAATCCCTTGGTAGTTGCTGATATCGTATCCGTTGTCGTCATTTGGAGATTCATACACCGGGCTCAGCCAGATGACATCCACGCCCAGCTTCTGCAAATAATCCAGCCGGGAGATGATTCCCGGAATATCGCCGATCCCGTCCCCGTTGCTATCCTGGAAACTTCGCGGATAAATCTGATACACTACGCTTTCTTTCCACCATGTTTTTTTCATCTCTTTTTCTCCTATCCATTTGATCTTTAATGACATACGAGCCATATCCAGGTCCGCTTATGATTTCACCGCGCCTTGCGTTATGCCGTTAATGATCCATTTCTGGGCTACCAGATATACGATGACCATCGGCGCCAGCGCAAGCAGGTACGAAGCAAACGCAAGGTTGTAATCCGTGCTGAACTGCCCTTGGAAAACGTACTGTACCAGAGGCAGCGTATAAGAGTCCGGTTCGCTCAAAATGATGAGCGGCAGCATAAAGTCATTCCAGGTCGACAGACAGCTCAGAATGGCTACCGTCGCATTAATCGGTGCGAGGAGCGGGAAAATAATGCGCCAGAAGGTTCCATACGTCGTTGCTCCATCCACCGTCGCCGCTTCTTCCAGTTCAACCGGAATGGAGCGGATATAACCCACATACACGAAAATGTTAAAGGCAAGCCCGTACACAATATATAAAATAATGATGCCCGGAATATTGTTCATATGCAGATCCGTCGTCAATTTTACGACCGGGAGCATAATGATTTGAAACGGGATGAACATGGCGCTGATAAAGTATAAATACAGGCCTTTAAAAAATTTCTGCTTAATATTCCGTGCCACCGCGTAGGAAACAAGCGAATTGGTCAGCAGAATGAAACTAACGGAAATAAACGTGATCAGCGCGCTGTTTTTAAAAGCGCCGAAGAAATTCGTTGCTTCGATCGCCCGTGCGAAGTTATCGAAATGCAGCCCTGTCGGCAGCGAAAAAATCGACTTTGCCATTTCTTCCGGATTTTTCAGCGCAATCGAAACCGTCATATAAAGAGGGAATAAAATAAGCAGAGACCCAAGAGTGATCAGGATTGTGACGACCCAATTCGTTGAGCTGCGTTTTTTCATTAGGCATCCATCTCCCTCTTCTGTAAAAA
Encoded proteins:
- a CDS encoding metallophosphoesterase family protein, with product MSRQLSFRQDGTFTIVQFTDLHWKNGEPEDYRTRSLMEMVLDEEKPDMVVFTGDVIYTGPVSPGYTECQNPEQAFRDAVGTVEQRGIPWAVVFGNHDTEQHITREELIQVVMTHKHTLAESGPKEITGEGNYTVELVDAEGKPAANLYFLDSGSVSPLEHVPYYNWIRRDQIDWLVKESERLNPDNQAKLPALAFFHIPIPEYQVVWDTQTCYGHKHEPVCCAPVNSGLFTALLEMGDVVGTFCGHDHVNDYEGMLHGIRLCYGRASGFNTYGKEGFERGARVIHLKSGEAGFSTWLRLEDGSVVSKQPVHQPETANEK
- a CDS encoding DMT family transporter: MLLPILLVLASGMAHAVWSMFTKRSVNKGVFLWSIMMIPSVLLLPVLVAELWRHPLSWGAYGLLLLSVILQGLYSWLLSKTYELGDLSQIYPIMRGTSTLLVPLIGVAFLHETLTAFGWLGILCMIAGFFLLSGMGRGGSKKDARPQNLKPFLLALCVGLCTTCYVFVDKLNLENVSPLALLEVTNIGFVAGLTPLVLTSGALRQEWRTNRSTIFLGAILNPGSYLLFLFAMQQAPMAHISPLREIGTVFATFLGVLILKEQQGLKRILSSIVVFSGILLIGMLG
- a CDS encoding glycoside hydrolase family 13 protein, whose translation is MKKTWWKESVVYQIYPRSFQDSNGDGIGDIPGIISRLDYLQKLGVDVIWLSPVYESPNDDNGYDISNYQGIMNEFGTMADWDRLLEGLHSRGMKLIMDLVVNHTSDEHAWFLESRKSKDNAYRDYYIWRDGKDGKEPNNWASIFSGSAWKLDETTGQYYLHLFSSKQPDLNWENEKVRREVYDMMTWWLDKGIDGFRMDVINMISKVEGLPDAAGEGKYNDGGKYFMNGPRIHEFLQEMNREVMSKYDVMTVGETPGVSPDEASFFVGEDRGELNMVFQFELMDIDSGPEAKWNVIPWKLAGFKQIMSKWQYELEGKGWNSLFLNNHDQPRMVSRFGDDGKYRKESAKMLATLLHTLQGTPYIYQGEELGMTNVRFDTLEEYKDIETLNMFREYREAGRSEAQIMESIYYKGRDNARTPMQWDDSPNGGFTTGTPWLKMNPNYVHINAKESLEDPDSIFHYYRRLIELRKQHEVIVYGKYDLLLEENDRIYAYTRTLGEERLLIILNFFAEPVTFHLPDNVQYNGAEQLIGNYEWPAEANLRGLELRPYEAQVLKLK
- a CDS encoding carbohydrate ABC transporter permease, which codes for MKKRSSTNWVVTILITLGSLLILFPLYMTVSIALKNPEEMAKSIFSLPTGLHFDNFARAIEATNFFGAFKNSALITFISVSFILLTNSLVSYAVARNIKQKFFKGLYLYFISAMFIPFQIIMLPVVKLTTDLHMNNIPGIIILYIVYGLAFNIFVYVGYIRSIPVELEEAATVDGATTYGTFWRIIFPLLAPINATVAILSCLSTWNDFMLPLIILSEPDSYTLPLVQYVFQGQFSTDYNLAFASYLLALAPMVIVYLVAQKWIINGITQGAVKS